Proteins encoded within one genomic window of Flavobacterium sp. NG2:
- a CDS encoding MliC family protein, whose amino-acid sequence MRLPFITTILLTTLSLTSCKETAKTENEDSITETVEKNTDNIVTNTATDKDGKKLEMSFNITKDIAVLHFEGETIELVGQKPASGIWYKNDTYELRGKGQEITLTKDGQTVFKN is encoded by the coding sequence ATGAGACTACCATTCATCACAACAATACTCCTAACAACACTATCCTTGACTTCTTGTAAAGAAACAGCTAAAACCGAAAACGAAGATTCAATAACAGAAACAGTTGAAAAAAACACTGACAATATAGTAACCAATACGGCTACTGATAAAGATGGTAAAAAACTTGAAATGTCATTCAACATTACAAAAGATATAGCTGTACTTCATTTTGAAGGGGAAACTATTGAACTAGTAGGACAAAAACCAGCTTCTGGAATTTGGTACAAAAACGACACCTATGAATTAAGAGGAAAAGGCCAAGAAATTACACTGACTAAAGACGGTCAAACTGTTTTTAAAAACTAA
- a CDS encoding DUF1697 domain-containing protein → MTTHLALLRGINVSGHNMMKMEVLKTTLEGIGFTNVQTYIQSGNVFVDTEEENAAKVGFQIKQEIFKVFGHEVPVIVINKADLEACFTNNPFLKEKDADIKKLYVAFVSVELKPENINDLKISQFKPDEARIDGNRIFIKYAVGAGKTRFDQKYIEKKLNVSATIRNWNTVTQLLKMYEER, encoded by the coding sequence ATGACAACGCATCTCGCTTTACTACGTGGAATTAATGTTTCAGGTCACAATATGATGAAAATGGAGGTTTTGAAAACAACCTTGGAAGGAATTGGATTTACGAATGTACAAACCTATATTCAATCAGGAAATGTTTTTGTCGATACGGAGGAAGAAAATGCAGCAAAGGTTGGTTTCCAAATCAAACAGGAAATCTTCAAAGTTTTTGGTCATGAAGTTCCTGTGATTGTTATCAATAAAGCGGATCTAGAAGCTTGTTTTACCAATAATCCTTTCTTAAAAGAAAAGGATGCGGATATTAAAAAATTGTATGTGGCTTTTGTTTCGGTCGAATTAAAGCCAGAAAATATAAATGATTTGAAAATTAGTCAATTCAAACCTGATGAAGCTAGGATTGATGGTAACCGAATTTTTATTAAATATGCTGTAGGCGCAGGAAAAACACGCTTTGATCAGAAATATATTGAGAAGAAGCTAAATGTGTCGGCTACGATTAGAAACTGGAATACGGTTACACAGTTGCTAAAAATGTATGAAGAACGGTAG
- the recG gene encoding ATP-dependent DNA helicase RecG, which yields MNNLLLTPIEYLKGVGPHRGELFRKELGIHKYSDLINLYPNRYIDRTRYYKINELQNTVAEVQIIGKIIHLKTVEFGKNRKRLVATFIDDTGKMELVWFQGHKWIRESLKLNEVIVIFGKCTSFSGQFNMAHPEIELLSEHQQSLRSAMQPVYPSTEKLTNKGITNRVVNKLMQQLFQETQALFLETLPDYLTQELKLISKREALFNIHFPTSAEALAKAQFRLKFEELFYIQIQLILKNLIQKHKIKGHPFTLVGDFFNDFYQNHLPFELTGAQKRVIKEIRTDMGSNAQMNRLLQGDVGSGKTIVAFMSILLAIDNGFQACLMAPTEILANQHFIGLSELANKLNLNIKILTGSTKTSTRKIIHEELENGRLQILIGTHALLEDKVKFHNLGLAVIDEQHRFGVEQRSKLWKKNAIPPHVLVMTATPIPRTLAMSLYGDLDISIIDELPPGRKPIKTVHRFDSNRLKVWKFIRDEIALGRQIYIVYPLIQESEKMDFKDLMDGYESISRDFPLPDYAISILHGKMKPADKDAEMKRFAEGKTNIMVATTVIEVGVNVPNASVMIIESAERFGLSQLHQLRGRVGRGAEQSYCILMTSHKLSSDSRTRMETMVQTNDGFEIAEVDLKLRGPGDMMGTQQSGVLNLQIADIVKDKEILSHARYHAQKILSTDVSLTQPENQIIKSIYLELSKKKNIWNYIS from the coding sequence ATGAACAATCTCCTCCTTACTCCTATCGAATACCTTAAAGGCGTTGGCCCACATCGAGGGGAATTGTTTCGTAAGGAATTGGGAATTCATAAATACAGTGATTTAATCAATTTATACCCCAATCGATACATCGATAGAACCCGCTATTACAAAATCAACGAATTGCAAAATACCGTTGCAGAGGTTCAAATCATTGGGAAAATCATCCATCTTAAAACAGTAGAATTCGGTAAAAACCGAAAACGATTAGTTGCTACCTTTATTGATGATACGGGCAAAATGGAATTGGTTTGGTTTCAAGGTCACAAATGGATTCGGGAATCTTTAAAGTTGAATGAAGTGATTGTCATCTTTGGAAAATGCACTTCTTTTAGCGGCCAATTCAATATGGCGCATCCCGAAATTGAATTGCTCTCAGAACACCAACAAAGTTTGCGTTCGGCTATGCAACCTGTATATCCATCGACTGAAAAACTGACCAACAAAGGCATTACCAATCGGGTGGTAAATAAGTTGATGCAACAACTATTTCAAGAAACACAAGCCTTATTTTTAGAGACTTTACCCGATTACCTCACGCAAGAGTTGAAGTTAATTTCAAAGCGTGAAGCCTTGTTCAATATCCATTTCCCAACCAGTGCCGAAGCTTTGGCGAAAGCCCAATTTCGTTTAAAATTTGAAGAACTCTTTTATATTCAGATTCAGTTAATCCTGAAAAATCTGATTCAAAAACATAAAATCAAAGGACATCCTTTTACTTTAGTGGGTGACTTTTTCAATGATTTTTACCAAAACCATTTGCCTTTTGAACTCACAGGAGCACAAAAAAGAGTGATCAAAGAAATTAGAACCGACATGGGCAGCAACGCCCAAATGAACCGTTTACTACAAGGAGATGTAGGATCAGGAAAAACAATTGTGGCTTTTATGAGTATTTTATTAGCGATTGATAATGGCTTTCAAGCTTGTTTGATGGCACCAACTGAAATCTTAGCCAACCAGCATTTTATCGGACTTTCAGAACTCGCTAATAAACTGAATTTAAATATCAAAATACTAACAGGCTCAACCAAAACTTCAACTCGAAAAATCATACATGAAGAACTCGAAAACGGTAGATTACAAATCCTGATAGGAACACATGCCTTACTAGAAGACAAAGTAAAATTCCATAATCTCGGTCTTGCCGTAATTGACGAGCAACACCGTTTCGGAGTGGAACAACGTTCTAAACTATGGAAAAAGAATGCTATTCCACCCCACGTTTTAGTAATGACCGCTACGCCTATCCCTAGAACGTTGGCAATGAGTTTGTATGGCGATTTGGATATTTCTATCATTGATGAATTGCCTCCAGGACGTAAACCGATAAAAACCGTGCATCGATTTGACAGCAACCGCTTGAAAGTTTGGAAATTCATTCGGGACGAAATCGCTCTTGGGCGCCAAATTTACATTGTATATCCATTGATTCAAGAATCCGAAAAAATGGATTTCAAAGATTTGATGGACGGCTACGAAAGCATTTCAAGGGACTTCCCTCTCCCCGATTATGCTATTTCCATCCTCCACGGCAAAATGAAACCCGCTGATAAAGATGCCGAGATGAAACGCTTTGCCGAAGGAAAAACCAATATCATGGTCGCTACCACTGTAATTGAAGTAGGTGTAAACGTTCCAAATGCCTCTGTGATGATAATCGAAAGCGCTGAGCGTTTTGGACTCTCACAGCTCCACCAGTTGCGTGGCCGCGTAGGTCGTGGTGCCGAACAAAGTTATTGCATCCTAATGACTAGCCACAAACTAAGTTCAGACAGCCGCACCCGAATGGAAACGATGGTGCAAACCAACGACGGTTTTGAAATTGCCGAAGTCGACCTTAAACTCCGTGGTCCTGGCGATATGATGGGAACCCAACAAAGCGGGGTCCTCAATTTACAAATCGCTGATATCGTGAAAGACAAAGAAATCTTGTCACATGCCCGCTACCACGCACAAAAAATCCTTTCAACAGATGTAAGCCTAACCCAACCCGAAAACCAAATCATAAAGTCGATTTACTTGGAGTTGTCCAAGAAGAAAAATATATGGAATTATATTAGCTAG
- a CDS encoding DEAD/DEAH box helicase, protein MLFEELSLSKSIQKAIYEEGYTTPTPIQEQSIPLILAGNDLIGCAQTGTGKTGAFAIPIIHQLHRIVGSSKKAKQIRALVVTPTRELAVQIGQSFDTYAKYTNLTQLTIFGGVSQNPQVDALKKGIDILIATPGRLLDLHKQGFIDLDHLHVLVLDEADQMLDMGFVNDVKKIVKLTPKNRQTLFFSATMPIAIRELAEMFLTNPETVTVSPVSSTAENVEQRIYYVEKGEKRNLLYHLIKNENLTDVLVFSRTKHGADNVVKALRKKDIPAEAIHGDKSQNARQRVLDAFKNKEVGVLVATDIAARGIDIDQLPVVINFDLPNIPETYVHRIGRTGRAGNGGVAISFCGKDEHGYWKDIQKLIKVDVKTISDHPYPWHSGNPETAPGGSTKPKNSNRSGERHKSRKSANSKQNKKRWY, encoded by the coding sequence ATGTTATTCGAAGAATTATCACTTTCAAAAAGTATCCAAAAAGCCATTTACGAAGAAGGCTATACAACCCCTACTCCTATCCAAGAACAATCCATTCCGCTGATTTTAGCTGGAAATGATTTAATTGGTTGTGCTCAAACGGGAACAGGAAAAACTGGAGCATTTGCAATCCCTATCATACATCAATTACACCGTATTGTTGGCTCATCCAAAAAAGCAAAACAAATACGTGCCTTAGTCGTTACTCCTACTCGCGAACTTGCGGTTCAAATTGGCCAAAGTTTTGACACCTATGCAAAATACACCAACTTAACCCAGTTGACCATCTTTGGTGGAGTTTCTCAAAACCCACAGGTAGATGCCCTCAAAAAAGGGATCGATATTTTGATTGCCACACCTGGTAGGCTATTAGATTTACACAAACAAGGATTCATTGATTTAGACCATTTACATGTCTTAGTATTAGATGAGGCAGACCAAATGCTTGACATGGGCTTTGTAAATGACGTGAAGAAAATTGTCAAATTGACTCCTAAAAACAGACAAACACTATTTTTCTCTGCTACGATGCCTATTGCTATACGTGAATTAGCCGAAATGTTTTTGACCAATCCTGAAACCGTTACTGTTTCTCCAGTATCTTCTACTGCTGAGAATGTAGAACAACGTATTTATTATGTTGAAAAAGGCGAAAAACGAAATTTATTGTACCATTTGATTAAAAATGAAAATCTAACAGATGTGTTGGTTTTCTCAAGAACCAAACACGGTGCAGATAATGTGGTTAAAGCTTTACGCAAAAAAGATATTCCTGCCGAGGCAATTCACGGAGACAAATCTCAAAACGCTAGACAACGCGTTCTAGATGCTTTTAAAAACAAAGAAGTAGGTGTACTAGTAGCTACTGATATAGCTGCACGTGGAATTGACATAGATCAATTACCAGTGGTTATTAATTTTGATTTGCCTAATATTCCTGAAACTTATGTACATCGAATTGGAAGAACTGGACGTGCCGGAAACGGTGGTGTTGCCATTTCTTTTTGTGGTAAAGACGAGCATGGATACTGGAAAGACATTCAAAAATTAATTAAAGTAGATGTAAAAACCATTAGTGACCATCCTTATCCATGGCATTCTGGAAATCCAGAAACAGCCCCAGGTGGTTCTACAAAACCCAAAAATTCAAACCGAAGTGGTGAACGTCATAAATCTAGAAAATCAGCTAATTCAAAACAGAATAAAAAACGTTGGTATTAA
- a CDS encoding class I SAM-dependent methyltransferase, whose product MTEFWEQAFQDKQEMWGLEPAKSTVLTKDFFVEHNVKNVLIPGIGYGRNAQIFIENEMTVTGIEISQTAIDLAKNHFGNELKIYHGSVTDIPFDEELYDGIFCYGLIYLLDKDERAKLIQDCFNQLTEDGFMIFTAITKDAQTYRQGTLISKDRFEMFGGVKIFFYDKQSIEEEFDKFGLFEVTEVTENYPFHLIKCGKSKAKLQREKTTTR is encoded by the coding sequence ATGACAGAATTTTGGGAACAAGCATTTCAGGACAAGCAAGAAATGTGGGGCTTAGAACCTGCGAAATCTACGGTTTTGACAAAGGACTTTTTTGTTGAACATAATGTAAAAAATGTTCTTATTCCAGGAATTGGCTACGGTCGAAATGCTCAAATTTTCATTGAAAACGAAATGACCGTTACTGGTATTGAGATTTCGCAGACAGCAATTGATTTGGCTAAAAATCATTTTGGAAACGAATTGAAAATTTATCACGGTTCGGTAACAGATATTCCTTTTGACGAAGAATTGTATGATGGAATATTTTGCTACGGTTTAATTTACTTGTTAGACAAAGATGAAAGAGCAAAACTTATCCAAGACTGCTTTAACCAATTGACCGAAGACGGTTTTATGATTTTTACGGCTATAACTAAGGATGCACAAACATATAGACAAGGGACACTAATTAGTAAAGACCGTTTTGAAATGTTTGGTGGAGTTAAAATCTTCTTTTATGACAAGCAAAGTATTGAAGAAGAATTTGACAAGTTTGGACTTTTTGAAGTAACCGAAGTGACGGAAAACTACCCATTTCACTTAATCAAATGCGGAAAAAGTAAAGCAAAATTACAACGTGAAAAAACAACGACCCGCTAA
- a CDS encoding bestrophin family protein, with amino-acid sequence MISYNPKDWITFIFRFHKADTFRQLFPLMVLIGGYAASVGYLEIEYWHLPDDSHVKNISMMHGMLGFVISLLLVFRTNTAYDRWWEGRKLWGALVNNSRNLALKLNAILEDDKDKAFFRKMIPSYASILNKHLKDEETGNQLSEELDYPLDHHTHRPNQVAKMMFQKVNELYKKQKITGDQLIIINSELQSFTDICGACERIKNTPIPYSYSVFLKKFIFFYVMTLPFGYVFNLGYYVVPVVVFIFYVLASLELIAEEIEEPFGHDANDLPTRKIAENIKKHVEELI; translated from the coding sequence ATGATTTCATACAACCCCAAAGACTGGATCACCTTCATCTTCCGTTTTCACAAAGCCGATACCTTCCGACAATTATTTCCCTTGATGGTTTTGATTGGGGGCTACGCAGCGTCTGTGGGCTACCTCGAAATAGAATATTGGCATTTGCCTGATGACAGCCATGTCAAAAACATCTCTATGATGCACGGCATGTTGGGATTTGTGATTTCGTTATTGTTGGTTTTCAGGACCAATACCGCTTACGACCGTTGGTGGGAAGGCCGAAAATTATGGGGCGCTTTGGTCAACAACAGTCGTAATCTGGCTTTGAAGCTGAATGCGATTTTGGAAGACGACAAAGACAAAGCCTTTTTCCGCAAAATGATTCCGAGTTACGCCTCCATCCTCAACAAACATTTAAAAGACGAAGAAACTGGAAATCAACTGTCCGAAGAACTTGATTATCCGCTAGATCATCACACGCACCGCCCCAACCAAGTGGCCAAAATGATGTTTCAAAAAGTAAACGAACTTTACAAAAAACAAAAAATTACGGGTGACCAACTCATCATCATCAATAGCGAACTCCAATCTTTTACTGATATTTGTGGCGCTTGCGAACGCATCAAAAACACGCCCATCCCTTATTCTTACAGCGTATTCTTGAAGAAGTTTATCTTTTTCTACGTCATGACCCTGCCTTTTGGATACGTCTTTAATCTAGGCTACTATGTCGTTCCGGTGGTGGTTTTTATCTTTTACGTTTTGGCGAGTTTAGAATTAATTGCCGAAGAAATCGAAGAACCCTTCGGTCACGATGCCAACGATTTACCCACCCGAAAAATAGCCGAAAACATCAAAAAACATGTCGAGGAATTGATTTAG
- a CDS encoding diphthine--ammonia ligase has protein sequence MKTKALFNWSSGKDSALALYKTLQNPDIEISCLLTSVNQQFQRISMHGVRVELLHQQAQSIGLPLEIMQIPEMPTMKVYEEVMSKTLTKLKQQGITHSIFGDIFLEDLRKYREDKLATMGFKGLFPLWKIPTTDLIQEFIALGFKTIVVCVNEKYLDKSFVGRVIDQDFINDLPEGVDVCGENGEFHTFTFDGPIFSKPVAFEIGEVVYRKYEKPKDTKPSNTACDTNDTTAYDFGFWYCDLVEK, from the coding sequence TTGAAAACAAAAGCCTTATTCAACTGGAGTAGCGGAAAAGACTCTGCTCTAGCCTTATACAAAACATTACAAAATCCTGATATTGAAATTAGTTGTTTGTTGACGAGTGTTAACCAACAGTTTCAACGTATTTCTATGCATGGTGTACGTGTCGAATTGTTACACCAGCAAGCACAAAGCATCGGATTACCACTTGAAATCATGCAAATTCCAGAAATGCCAACGATGAAAGTTTATGAGGAAGTGATGTCAAAAACATTAACCAAACTTAAACAACAAGGAATTACCCATTCCATTTTTGGTGATATCTTTTTGGAAGATTTGCGTAAATACCGGGAAGACAAATTAGCAACAATGGGTTTCAAAGGACTATTCCCTTTATGGAAAATCCCAACAACCGATTTGATTCAGGAGTTTATTGCATTAGGATTTAAAACCATTGTAGTTTGTGTCAATGAAAAATACCTTGATAAAAGCTTTGTAGGTCGTGTTATTGATCAAGATTTCATCAATGACTTACCAGAAGGAGTTGATGTCTGTGGTGAAAATGGAGAATTTCACACCTTTACTTTTGATGGACCAATATTCTCAAAACCAGTAGCCTTTGAAATTGGAGAAGTCGTATATCGTAAATATGAAAAACCAAAAGACACAAAACCATCCAATACCGCTTGTGATACAAACGATACAACTGCTTATGATTTTGGTTTTTGGTATTGTGATTTGGTAGAAAAATAA
- a CDS encoding acetate uptake transporter: MENKLANPAPLGLMGFGMTTILLNLHNFGLFPVSAVILSMGIFYGGIAQIIAGILSFQREKTFAGTAFISYGFFWLSLVGIWLLPGLGIKAAEETPATFFACYLGIWGIFTGFMWWGTWGGSKVQQFVFLSLTLLFFLLTLNKVTGNETIGIIAGGLGVICGSSAIYLAMAELLEEVKNEKVLPY; this comes from the coding sequence ATGGAAAACAAACTAGCTAATCCAGCTCCTTTAGGGTTAATGGGTTTCGGAATGACAACGATTTTACTAAATCTTCACAATTTTGGACTATTCCCTGTTAGCGCCGTCATTTTATCCATGGGGATATTCTATGGTGGAATTGCACAAATCATAGCTGGAATTTTATCGTTCCAAAGAGAAAAAACTTTCGCAGGAACCGCCTTTATCTCTTATGGTTTTTTCTGGCTTTCTCTAGTTGGCATTTGGCTTTTACCAGGTTTAGGTATCAAAGCAGCCGAAGAAACTCCCGCTACCTTCTTTGCTTGTTATCTAGGAATTTGGGGGATTTTCACTGGATTTATGTGGTGGGGAACTTGGGGCGGTAGCAAAGTGCAACAATTCGTTTTCCTATCCCTAACCCTATTGTTTTTTCTATTAACACTTAATAAAGTAACAGGAAACGAAACCATTGGAATCATTGCAGGTGGTCTAGGCGTTATTTGTGGCTCAAGCGCTATTTACTTGGCTATGGCCGAATTACTCGAAGAAGTTAAGAACGAAAAAGTACTTCCATATTAA
- a CDS encoding formimidoylglutamase, with protein MENLLPFTSKDLAKVTNHRSGEIKFGEKMITVPSGADSISFLKACEAKYVLLGIPEDVGIQANFGRPGAASAWKTAIKSIANIQHNRFSKGNQIIVLGEVDVREQMKEAEGLNFNNIDDRLKLSQLVEKIDKEVSHIIFNIIKSGKIPIIIGGGHNNAYGNIKGAALAKGKPVNAINFDAHSDFRILEGRHSGNGFSYAYQEGFLKKYFIFGLHENYTSKSVLDIIKKTDERVRYNTYDSIKIRTEKNFYQEMVASHEFIKTDAYGIEIDLDAIPNIASSAMTVSGFSVEELRQFVSFFGKHKNATYMHICEGAPDLGEEKNNHLIGKLIGYLVTDFIKTNQ; from the coding sequence ATGGAAAACCTTTTACCATTCACATCGAAAGACCTTGCAAAGGTTACAAATCATAGAAGTGGTGAAATAAAATTTGGCGAAAAAATGATTACTGTTCCTTCTGGAGCAGACTCAATTTCATTTTTAAAAGCATGTGAAGCCAAATATGTCCTTCTAGGGATTCCAGAAGATGTGGGGATTCAAGCTAATTTTGGAAGACCTGGAGCTGCATCTGCTTGGAAAACGGCCATTAAAAGCATTGCTAATATTCAGCACAATCGTTTTAGTAAAGGAAATCAAATCATCGTACTGGGTGAAGTTGATGTTCGAGAACAAATGAAAGAGGCCGAAGGATTGAATTTTAACAATATAGACGATCGCTTAAAACTTAGTCAATTAGTCGAAAAAATAGACAAAGAAGTTTCTCATATTATATTCAACATCATCAAATCAGGTAAAATTCCGATTATCATCGGTGGCGGACATAATAACGCTTACGGTAATATTAAAGGAGCGGCACTTGCCAAAGGAAAACCTGTAAATGCCATTAACTTTGATGCTCATTCTGATTTTCGAATTTTAGAAGGACGTCATAGTGGTAACGGTTTTTCTTATGCTTATCAAGAAGGTTTTTTAAAGAAATACTTCATTTTTGGGTTACACGAAAACTACACTTCAAAAAGTGTTTTGGATATCATCAAAAAAACAGACGAAAGGGTACGTTACAATACCTACGATAGCATCAAAATTAGAACCGAGAAAAATTTCTATCAAGAAATGGTGGCTTCTCACGAATTCATTAAAACCGATGCTTATGGTATTGAAATCGACCTAGATGCTATTCCAAATATTGCGAGTAGTGCCATGACCGTAAGTGGTTTTTCTGTTGAAGAACTGCGTCAGTTTGTTTCTTTTTTTGGAAAACATAAAAATGCAACTTATATGCATATTTGTGAAGGTGCACCCGATTTAGGCGAAGAAAAAAACAACCATTTAATAGGAAAGTTAATCGGCTATTTAGTAACTGATTTTATTAAAACTAACCAATAA
- a CDS encoding transposase: MTLFNYKYRIESNRLKNWDYSNEGIYFLTLVSLNRESIFGEIVNNEIVLNDLGKIIETEIHNSVRIRDKWIFHNWVIMPNHIHLLIEIKEEVLIENYFLNNTIDVDKEKDNAERHCSASLPVDVRDHDARGDFDNVKRHCSASLPEGESNGDRKEECISQPAEVKDCDTVQNCDRVERHCSASLFQVDERNRDVIGDCDGVERYCSASLHIDETNHITTDKRVHLPIIEPINSPKFSRKPKSISSFVGQFKSVTTKKMNILKATHKEIIWQSNYHDHIVRNFESFRTIFYYIKNNPKKWDEDSLKKAN, translated from the coding sequence ATGACACTTTTTAATTATAAATATAGAATAGAATCGAACCGATTGAAAAATTGGGATTATTCTAATGAAGGCATTTATTTTTTAACGCTTGTTTCTCTAAATAGGGAATCCATTTTTGGAGAGATTGTAAATAATGAAATCGTTTTAAATGATTTAGGAAAAATTATTGAGACTGAAATTCATAATTCGGTTCGGATACGGGATAAATGGATTTTTCATAATTGGGTTATTATGCCCAATCATATTCATTTGTTAATTGAAATAAAAGAGGAGGTTTTAATTGAAAATTATTTTTTGAATAATACGATAGATGTTGATAAAGAAAAGGATAATGCGGAGAGGCACTGCAGTGCCTCTCTACCTGTCGATGTAAGAGATCATGATGCTAGAGGGGATTTCGATAATGTAAAGAGGCACTGCAGTGCCTCTCTACCTGAGGGCGAATCGAATGGTGATAGAAAGGAAGAATGTATCTCTCAACCTGCGGAGGTAAAGGATTGTGATACCGTACAAAATTGTGATAGAGTAGAGAGGCACTGCAGTGCCTCTTTATTTCAGGTGGACGAAAGAAATCGTGATGTTATAGGTGATTGTGATGGTGTAGAGAGGTACTGCAGTGCCTCTTTACATATAGATGAAACAAATCATATTACTACGGATAAACGTGTGCATTTACCAATAATCGAACCAATAAACAGTCCAAAATTTTCCCGAAAACCAAAATCTATCTCCTCTTTCGTCGGTCAATTTAAGTCGGTTACAACCAAAAAAATGAATATTCTTAAGGCTACTCATAAAGAAATTATCTGGCAATCGAATTATCATGACCATATAGTGCGTAACTTTGAGTCCTTTCGAACAATTTTTTATTATATCAAGAACAATCCTAAAAAATGGGATGAAGATTCTTTGAAAAAAGCCAATTAA